The following nucleotide sequence is from Candidatus Bipolaricaulis sibiricus.
CGGGCCAGGCCAGGTCAACCTGTGGCTCACCGAGCGCGACGGCGGAAAGGTTGCCCGGTTCGCCCCAGCACAGATCCTCGTCACGCTCCCCCTCATCATCACCCCCCCGACGATGGTCCCACCCACGTCGGTTCAGATCCCCGCCGTGATCACCCCCACGCTCCCCGAGCTCCACCCCGGGAACCCGCTCCTGCCGCCCCCCATCGCCCTCCTCATGCCCGGCTCGTCACCCCCGTTCACCGAATGGGAAGGCGTTGGTGGTCCGAGGCTCACCTACCGCGTTGCCGTCGCCCCCGACGGGCGGATCTGGTTCACTCAGGAAGCGTCGCCTCTCGTCTCTCTGGACCCGGGCAGCAACACGGCCCTCTACCACGGGCTCCCGGCAGGGACCCAGGCCTTGGGGGTCATCGTCGGCCCCAACGGCTGGGTGTGGTTCACCGACACGAGCCGCCCGGCGATCGGTGTGCTCGACCCCACCACGGGCGATGTCCGTCTGTGGCGGATTCCCGGGGGGATCCAGCCGTTCGACCTCGTGCGTGACAGCGCCGGCAACATCTGGTTCACGGATCGGGCCGCGAACGCAGTGGGGTACCTCAGCCCATTCCGTAACGAGATCGTGATGTACCCGCTCGGGCCGAACGTCCATCCCGTGTTCCTTGTTCTTGACAGCGACGAGCGGATCTGGTTCACAGCGGAGCGCGGCAACTACGTGGGACGGCTGGCGATCGTGCCCGCGCTCGGGCCGCCGCCGGGGGGCACGGGGGTCCTCGAGATCAACTCCACCCCGCCCGGGCTGCACGTGCTCATCGATGGCGTGCTCCGCGGCGTGACCCCGCTTTCTCTGACCCTGCCCGCGGGCAGCTACAACGTGCAGCTCCTCATGTTCGGGCTGATCCCGGTCTGGTCGAGCACCGAGGTCGTGGTTGCCGGGACCACGCGCACGATCAACGTCCAGCTCGGCGGGGCACCGCCGAGCGGCGGGGAGGGAACGCTGCAGGTCAACTCCAGTCCGGCGGGACTTGCCGTGCACATCGACGGAACGTACCGCGGGGTGACCCCGCTCACGGTCAGCTTGTCTGCGGGGACGCACACCGTGCAGCTCTACTCTGGCGCGACCCTGCGCTGGCAGGGAGACGTCCAGATCACGGCGGGGACGACCCAGGTCATCCAGATCACGGTCTGGTAAGCGTGGCCCGAGCGGGCGCCCAGCCCGCCCTGGGAGTGGAATGGACTGCCTGCTCCTCGATGGGGAGCAGGCAGTTTCATTCTCCCGGCCTGTCCTCGGTGGCCCAGGTGATCACCCTCGACAGGTCCGTCCTCACGGCTCGGGGCAGAGAGCTGTCTCCCGAACAGGTCGAGTTGATCCTCGCCGGCCTTGACATCGTACTCGGGCGGTGAGGGTCATGGGGTCAGATCTTGTCATGGGGTCAGATCTTGTTCCGTGCATCAGGCGCTCAGATACTTGTGTCTGTGTCCGGTTGAAAGCGCGCGGGCTCGATGAGGGCGGGTTCCGTCAAATCCTGGACGAACTCTCTGTCCCCGTGCAGTCGAGCGATCATCGCCGGTTGCTGAAGTTTGGGCAGAGCATCCCGCGCAGTCTAGAGGACCTCTGCTGTGGCTCCTCGCACCTTCATGCCGATCTCTCGTCTTCCTTCTCTCCCTCTGCACCACGGGGGAACGGCCGATCGGACCCCACCCTGCGTCACTCTCCCAGGCTACCGCGCAGGGCTTCCCACTCCTCCTTGGGGATCGTGTAGGTGTGCTCGCGGCCGGGGAAGGTGCCGTCCTTCACGTCCTTGATGTAGGCCTGGAACGCCCCGAGCATCACCGCCGCCACGTCGGCGTACTTCTTCACGAACTTGGGGGTGAACGCCTCGAACAGCCCCAGGATGTCGTGCACGATCAAGAGCTGCCCGTGGCACGCCGGCCCAGAGCCGATGGAGAGGATCGGCACCTTCGCCCGCCCGGTGATGACCTCCGCCACCTTGGCCGGGATCGCCTCCAAGAGGATCGAGAACGCACCGGCCTCCTCCAGGCACTTCGCGTCCTCGATGAGGGCCTTGGCCGTGGCGGCGCTCCGGCCCTGGGATTTGAGCCCGCCGATCGCGCTCGCGGCCTGCGGCGTGAGGCCGATGTGGCCCATCACGGGAATCCCCGCCTTCACGATCGCCTGCACCCGCTCCGCCATCCGCGCCCCGCCCTCGAGCTTGACCGCGTCGGCCCCGCCCTCGGAGATGAACCGGCCCGCGTTGCGGATCGCGATCTCGTTCGACGGCTGGTAGGACATGTACGGCATGTCGCCCACGACGAACGCCCGTGTGGCAGCCCGGCTCACAGCGGCGGTGATCGTGATCATGAAATCCATCGTCGCCGGGAGCGTCGTCTTGTGCCCGAGGAGGCACATCGCCCCGGAGTCGCCGACGAGGATCATGTCCATCCCCGCCCGGTCCTCGAGCAGGGCCGTCGGGTAGTCGTAGGCGGTGAGGAACGTGATCTTCTCCCCCCGCTCCACCATCGTCAGAAGATCGGGAATCGTCAGCTTGGTCCGCTTCTCGTCCATCGCTCCTCCTTGGGGCTCATGGTAGCGAGCTGGCGCAGTCGCAGCTAGGTCCGGTTGGACCTGGCAGACCGGGGGCGTATCCTTACTGCACCTATGACCTCGCCAGGATGCGGCGCGAGGGTCCGGCGCCTGGTGGCAACATGAGCTGGCTCAGCGATCACCTTGGCCTTCCCACCGATGTGGTCACCCGGCTGCTCGCCACAGTGGGGATCTTCGTCGCCCTGTGGATCGCCCGCAGGTTGTGGACCGCCGCCGTTGCCAAGCGCACCTCGGACCCGCGCCTTCGCTACCGATGGAGCAAGGCGTCGGCGTACACCGTGGCGGTGATCGGGCTCGTTCTCATTGGCCGGCTGTGGCTGGAGGGCGTGCAGTCGCTCGTCACCTACTTTGGGCTTGTGTCGGCAGGCTTGGCGGTGGCGCTCCGCGATCCGGTGGTCAACTTCTTCGGATGGCTCTATATCTCGTGGCGGCGGCCCTTCGTCGTGGGGGACCGGATCGCCATTGCTGGGGTGGCGGGCGATGTGGTGGACACGCGGCCGTTCATGTTCACCCTGCTCGAGATCGGGGGTCGCGCGGCGGGGGAACAGAGCTCCGGCCGCCTGGTCCACGTGCCGAACGGGCGGGTGTTCGTCGAGCCCATCACCAACTACACCCAGGGATTCAACTACGTCTGGAACGAGATCCCGGTTACGGTGACGTTCGAGAGCGACTGGGAACGAGCAAAGGAGATCCTTCTTGGGATCTTGAACCACGAAGTGGGAGCGGTGGCCGAGGAGGCAGCCCTTCCCATCCGCGATGCGAGCCGCAAGTTCCTCATCCAGTACGCCACGCTGACCCCGACCGTGTACACGAGGATCGTGGATCACGGTGTGAACCTCACCTTGCGCTATCTGTGCCGACCGCGGCAGCGGCGGGAGACAGGGCACCGCATCTCGGAACGCATCCTGGAGGCGTTCGCTCAGGAGCGGCGGGTCGACTTTGCCTACCCAACGTGGCGCCTCTATGCGCATCCAGCTGAAGGGAAGCCGGATCTGCGCCCGCCGCCGTAGTTCGTCTACCCCGACCGCGATGCCCGATCTTGATGACCTTGAAGCGCTGAGCACCTTCCGCCGCGACCTGGCGACCTGGTTCCGCCAACACCGCCGTGACCTCAGCTGGCGCCGCGTTCGTGATCCCTACGCGATCCTCGTCTCGGAGATCCTTCTCCAGCAGACACGGGTGGAGCAGGCACGGGGGTACTACGCCCGGTTCACGGCAGCGTTTCCCGATCTCGCCACCCTCGCACGGGCCGCGGAGGAGGACGTGCTGCACGTGTGGGCGGGGGCGGGGTACTACCGCCGGGCGCGGAACCTCCACCGGCTGGCCCACGCTGTGGCCGAGACGGGTCTCCCCACGACGGCGGCGGAGCTGGAGAAGCTCCCGGGGATCGGGCCCTACACCGCGGCGGCGGTGGCCTCGATCGCGTACGGGGAGCCGGTGGCGGCGGTGGACGGGAACGTGCGGCGGGTCCTCGCCCGCCTGTTCGCGGTCGAGGTGCCGAACGCTCGGTGGTTGCGGGAGACCGCGGAGCGGCTGCTCGACTGTGCCGACCCGGGGGCGTGGAACCAGGCGGTGATGGAGCTGGGGTCGCTCGTGTGCACGCCGAAGAACCCTGCCTGTGCGGCCTGCCCGGTGGTGCGGTTCTGCCGGGGCAACGGCGACCCCAGACGCTACCCCGCCCCGCGGGTAAGGCCGCAGAGGGCGGTGTCGGCCGCTGCACTCGTCCTGAAGGGTGCCGGCGGGTATGTCTTGGAGAGGCGCGACGGAAGGGCCCTGGGCGGGCTGTGGGGGTTCCCGCTGGAGGAAGGCCGGGGCGCGTTGGAGGTCTTGCTCTCCCGGTACGGGGTCACGGATGCCCGGCCGTTGGGCACGGTCGAGCACGCGTTCACGCACAAGCGGCTCACGATCCGAGTGTACGAGGCCCCCTGGTCGGGTCCCGCCGAGGATCCGCGTGCGCGGCCCCTGTCCGTCCTCGACCGGAAGATCCTCTCGTTGGCCAGCGTCTCGCCCGCAACCTGATCGGCCCGAGAGGGCGTTGGACACGGGGGCCGACGCTACCGAGGTCACCGTTTGTCACAGCGTCGGGGGCTTGTACCTGACGGACTCGTCCCCCCCATCGGCGGAAGTCCTCTCTGGCTGGGGGAGAGGGCGAACCGCAGAAGGCACTCCTGAGCGAGTTGCGCGGGGGGGAGAGGAGATCCAGAATCTCCGTCCTCAGGAGGGGTCTGGATGAAGGTGGTTGCGGTCATCGGGCACAAGGGGTCGGGGAAGACGACGTTCCTCCGGAAGCTCATCCCGGTCCTCATCGCGCGCGGCTACCGCGTGGGCACGGCCAAGCACGTCGGCCCGGAGGTGGAGCCGGACACCCCGGGGAAGGACACCCAGCTCCACCGCGAGGCGGGAGCGGAGCGTGTGCTCCTCTACTCCGACCTTCATGGCGCCCTGTTCTGGGATCATGACAGGGTCTCCGTGGACGAGTACATCACGCGGTTCATGACCGACCTCGACCTCGTCCTCCTTGAGGGGTTCAAGGGCTCGGACTACCCGAAGATCGAGGTCTTCCGTGCTGGTGAGCCGTTGGCGGGTCGAATCCCTGTCCTGGCCGTGGTCACGGACCGCACGGTGCGCGTTCCCGACGACGTGGAGGTCCTGCCGCTCGACCCGGAGGCGGTGGCGGACTTCCTCGAGGTCGAGATCTTCTCCCCGTGAGCTACCTCGGCCGGGTGGGGGGCTACCCGCGCGACGCGCGGCTGTTCCTTCTGAGCTCGATCATCTCGGGGTTCGTGGGGAGCATCCAGGGGCTCCAGTTCAACCTCTACCTGCGGGCGCTCGGCTACGGGCAGGACTTCATGGGGGTTCTTGCCTCGATACCCGCGTTTGCGACGATGGCCCTTGCCCTCCCGTTTGGCCTCGTGGTGGGCAAGCTGGGGTACCGGCGGGCGATTCTCATCGGGATGACCCTCCAGGCGGTATGGCTGCTCCTGCTGTGCCTGGTACCGGAGAGGCTGCCTCTTCTCGGGGCTCGGATCCTGGGCGGTGTCGGGGCGACCCTGGCCGGAGTGGTGGGGGCGCCGTTCCTGGCCGGGGCGGTCGGCGACCGGGATCGAGCTCACCTGTTTGGATTCCAGGCTGGGGCGAGCATTCTTGCCGGGGTGGGGGGATCGGCGCTCGGCGGGGTGCTGCCCGGGTTCTTCTCAAGGGCGTTCGGATTGCCTCCAGAGGGGGCGCTCGTCTACCGTGCGGCGCTCCTCACGACGTTCGCCCTCTACCTCCTGGCGATGGTCCCCATCGCTCGGATTGCCGGCACCGGCCGATGGGACCGGCCGCGCCTACGGGATGTGCTCAGCCGGCGTTCCCTCGTCCTCCGTCTGGTGACGATCCAGACGACAATCGGGCTCGGGGCGGGGTTGGTGATCCCGTTTGCGAACATCTTCTTCCGCCTGAAGTTCGCGGCTTCCGACCCCACGTTGGGCACGCTGTTTGCAGTCAACGCCCTATTGATGGGGGTGGGAAGCCTCGCCGCGCCGACCCTCGCGGCGCGAATCGGCCGCGGCCGGACGGTCGTCCTCTCCCAAGGGCTATCGCTCCCGTTCCTTCTCCTGTGGGGTTTCGGCCCCACGCTGACCTGGGCCGCGCTCGGTTACCTCATCCGCACCCCGCTCATGAACCTTGCCGGGCCGGTGTTCTCTCTCCTCGTGATGGAGCTGTTCCCCTCCGACATGCGGAGTGGGATGAACGGGATCCTCATGGTGTCGTGGAACGCGGGATGGGCGCTGGGTTCGCTCGCGTCGGGGTACCTTCAGGAGGCGCTCGGGTTCTCGTACCTCTTCCCATGCACGGCTGCGCTGTATGCAGTCGCGGTGTACCTGAACTGGAAAGCGTTCCGGCACCTGGGCGTGGACGTGCCGGGCGAGGTGCGGGAGCCCGTCCTCCCAGGTGTGCGGGCGTGGTGGCGCAGGTGAGCGCTCTCTACGATCGGATCTACGATCTCGTCCGCCAGATCCCGCGCGGCAGAGTGGCCACCTACGGGGACATCGCAGCGTGGGTCGGTTGCGGGGCGCGCACCGTGGGGTACGCGTTGGCGGCGCTTCGGTCGGCCCGGGTGGATCAGCCCGTGCCCTGGCAGCGGGTGATCAACGCGCGGGGCACGTGCAGCTTGGGGGAAGAGCAGCAGCGTCTCCTCGAGGGGGAGGGCGTGGTGTTCGGCCCCGATGGACGGACCGACCTCGCTCGGTTCAGCTGGGGCGGTCCCTCGACCTAGGGCAGTGGCACGGCCCACGGCAGGATCGCCAGTGCGATCCACGCCGCGAGCAGTGCGGCCGGCAGGAGGACTGCCGCCAGGCCGGCCAGCGCTCGTGGAAGCCAGCTGAGGCGCATGGCCCCGGGGTACCAGTCCTCGAAGTGGGGCGTGATCATTGGGGTGCGAACAGGTTGCCCCTTGAGAAGTCGCAAGGCACTGCGATGGAACTCCGCGCCGGCGAACTCGCCTTCCAGTTGGCGGAGGAGTCCGTGCCAGTGGGCGACCTCGCGGGACATGCGGTGCCCCATAGCCAGCCAGTAGGCACTGATGAGGGCGCCGAGCACTGCTAGCCCTGAGGTCAGGGCGCTCAGCCCAGGATCGGTGTAGCCGCTGTACGTGCCATCGAGAGCACACATTCCCATGACGCTCCCCACAACGAGAAGGATTGCGCTAGCGATAAGGCATGTTCCAACCAAGCTCCAGTAGGCACGTTCCTTGCTGGCCGCGGTTACGCTTGCTGCCTGGTACACCGTCAACCACTCATGGAGTTCCACCTCGACACCCCCTCGATGCTGAACACACAGGGACCGTAGGACAAGGGGACTGCCTGCCCAAGGAACCGTTACAACTCGTGGTGGGACATCTGTCCAGTGACGGCCGGTGATCTCCGATCCTGGTCCAGACGCGATTGGCAGAGAATGGGGCGCGGCATGGTTGACAGAGTGATATAGACAGTCTTAAACTGCGTGCTGCCGTGGACGGTGGAGCACAGCACGCTGCGGGGGTCCCAGGGCCGGTGCCTCAGGGTGTGTGTGATGCCGGGAGGGTCTCTCACCACGGTGGGACTACGGGCGAGGGGGCGCTGCGCACTACGTTGGGGGTTATCGCCGATGCTGTGGTCCGGCAGACCCCATTTCGACGGGTGGTGGTAAGCGCCTACGAGGTCCCTCTTGCTCTGGCCGAGGGATGCTCTCGGGTGCGAGCGTATGCCGCTCGAGGACTGGCTGAAGAAGATGAGGCTCTGCTGCGCAGGTTCGTCGAGGATGGGGGGACGGTTACGTCTGCACGGTTCGCGCAACGCTATCGTCTCGGCTCCTCGTACTACATTCACGGGAAGAACGGACTGAGCCACATCGCCCCCCTCGTGAAGAGCCGCCGCCGGTTCATTGTGCCCGGGGGGTGGCATCAAGATGATCTTCTGCTGACCCCCATCGAGGAGAACGGGCGGATTCTTGGCGTGATCGCCGTCGACGACCCGCGTGACGGGGCTCGCCCTTCTCCGGCCACGCTCCGCGCCCTCGGCGAACTGGCGGACATGGCGGCAGGCCTCCTGTGCCGGGTCGAGCCATCCAAGGAGAGCGAGGACCTCGCTTTCGATCAGTCGCTGTTCCGTGTCTTGGCGGAGCATTGCATGGCGGGGTTCCTCGTGACCGAAGGAGAGAGGCTCTCCTACGCGAACGAGCGGGTGACGGATCTACTGGGTTACTCCCGCGAGGAGCTTCTCGCGATGAAGCCGTGGTGGCAGCTCATCCACCCCGATGAGCGGCCTGCTGTGCTGCGCCAGGATGGTGAGATCCAGCGCACCGGGGTCCGCGCGCGGGGCGTCCGTAAGGACTCAAGCACGGTGTGGCTTCTCGTGCGGTCGTATCCGCTG
It contains:
- a CDS encoding 3-methyl-2-oxobutanoate hydroxymethyltransferase; the protein is MDEKRTKLTIPDLLTMVERGEKITFLTAYDYPTALLEDRAGMDMILVGDSGAMCLLGHKTTLPATMDFMITITAAVSRAATRAFVVGDMPYMSYQPSNEIAIRNAGRFISEGGADAVKLEGGARMAERVQAIVKAGIPVMGHIGLTPQAASAIGGLKSQGRSAATAKALIEDAKCLEEAGAFSILLEAIPAKVAEVITGRAKVPILSIGSGPACHGQLLIVHDILGLFEAFTPKFVKKYADVAAVMLGAFQAYIKDVKDGTFPGREHTYTIPKEEWEALRGSLGE
- a CDS encoding A/G-specific adenine glycosylase, which produces MPDLDDLEALSTFRRDLATWFRQHRRDLSWRRVRDPYAILVSEILLQQTRVEQARGYYARFTAAFPDLATLARAAEEDVLHVWAGAGYYRRARNLHRLAHAVAETGLPTTAAELEKLPGIGPYTAAAVASIAYGEPVAAVDGNVRRVLARLFAVEVPNARWLRETAERLLDCADPGAWNQAVMELGSLVCTPKNPACAACPVVRFCRGNGDPRRYPAPRVRPQRAVSAAALVLKGAGGYVLERRDGRALGGLWGFPLEEGRGALEVLLSRYGVTDARPLGTVEHAFTHKRLTIRVYEAPWSGPAEDPRARPLSVLDRKILSLASVSPAT
- a CDS encoding Molybdopterin-guanine dinucleotide biosynthesis protein MobB, with product MKVVAVIGHKGSGKTTFLRKLIPVLIARGYRVGTAKHVGPEVEPDTPGKDTQLHREAGAERVLLYSDLHGALFWDHDRVSVDEYITRFMTDLDLVLLEGFKGSDYPKIEVFRAGEPLAGRIPVLAVVTDRTVRVPDDVEVLPLDPEAVADFLEVEIFSP